A single window of Nasonia vitripennis strain AsymCx chromosome 4, Nvit_psr_1.1, whole genome shotgun sequence DNA harbors:
- the LOC100119526 gene encoding deoxyribodipyrimidine photo-lyase isoform X5 — translation MAPCIFVTKLIAIKYLSKTNFTVTKATSSTSNYFYCIQRYLFYFSDFKMSGPSTKKLRTSHTDLVKQIEEQRNQTADSVMTFKFNKKRVRILTDSDEVSSESKGIVYWMFRDARVHDNWAMLFAQKIALKNKVPLHVCFCILPKFLDATIRHYKFLLEALEEVEKDCKELNINFHLLHGEPNTAIINFVEKYKMGAVIADFFPLRLPLFWLEDIKKKLPKKIPLCQVDAHNIVPCWVASEKLEYAARTIRNKINSKLDEFLTEFPPVIKHPHTSDQKFDKINWDTALDDVLVDKSVDKITWAKAGYKGGIAELDKFLKIRLRIYDEKRNNPIFNALSNLSPWFHFGMISVQRCILEAKKYKSQYNKSVEAFMEEAIVRRELSDNFCFYNEHYDSLKGAYDWARETLNQHRNDKRDYIYTLNELENGLTHDDLWNAAEIQLVKEGKIHGFLRMYWAKKILEWTETPDDALKWSIYLNDKYSMDGRDPNGYVGCMWSICGVHDQGWRERPVFGKIRYMNYKGCERKFDVQAFVMKYGAKVQLTKDENKRKGKKK, via the exons ATGGCGCCATGCATTTTCG TAACTAAATTGATTGCGATAAAATATCTATCAAAGACAAACTTCACTGTTACTAAAGCAACAAGTTCTAcaagtaattatttttattgcatcCAGCGAT ATTTATTCTATTTTTCAGATTTCAAAATGTCTGGGCCatctacaaaaaaattaagaactAGTCATACTGATTTGGTGAAACAAATTGAAGAGCAAAGAAATCAA ACTGCAGATTCTGTTATGACATTCAAATTTAATAAGAAAAGAGTACGAATATTAACAGACTCAGATGAAGTGTCATCAGAAAGTAAAGGAATTGTTTACTGGATGTTTCGAGATGCAAGAGTCCAtg ATAACTGGGCCATGTTGTTTGCTCAAAAAATTgccttaaaaaataaagtgccCTTACACGTATGCTTTTGTATACTTCCGAAATTTCTTGATGCAACAATACGGCATTACAAATTTTTGCTAGAAGCTTTAGAAGAAGTAGAAAAAGATTGCAAAGAATTAAACATTAATTTTCATCTTTTACACGGAGAGCCTAATACtgcaattattaattttgttgaGAAATATAAAATGGGAGCTGTTATTGCAGATTTTTTCCCGTTAAGGTTGCCTTTGTTTTGGCTAGAAGATATAAAAAAGAAGCTTCCAAAGAAAATTCCATTATGTcaa gTTGATGCACATAATATTGTTCCATGTTGGGTTGCATCTGAAAAATTAGAGTATGCAGCACGTACcattagaaataaaataaactctAAGCTAGATGAGTTTTTAACAGAATTCCCACCTGTTATAAAGCATCCACATACATCTGACcaaaagtttgataaaatcAATTGGGATACAGCATTGGATGATGTGCTTGTCGATAAATCAGTTGATAAAATTACATGGGCAAAAGCAGGATACAAAGGTGGTATAGCTGAGTTGgataaatttcttaaaataagGCTGAGAATTTATGATGAAAAGAGAAATAATCCAATTTTCAATGCTTTGAGTAACTTATCCCCTTGGTTTCATTTTGGCATGATTTCTGTTCAAAGGTGTATTTTAGAagcgaaaaaatataaaagtcaGTACAATAAGTCAGTTGAGGCTTTCATGGAAGAAGCCATAGTGCGCAGAGAACTTagtgataatttttgtttctatAATGAACACTATGATAGTCTTAAGGGAGCTTATGACTGGGCCAGAGAAACTTTAAATCAACACAG AAATGATAAAAGAGACTATATTTATACATTGAACGAATTGGAAAATGGATTAACTCATGATGATTTGTGGAATGCAGCTGAAATACAATTAGTAAAGGAAGGAAAAATCCACGGATTTCTTAGAATGTATTGggctaaaaaaattttagaatgGACTGAAACACCAGATGATGCCTTAAAGTGGTCAATTTATCTGAATGATAAGTATAGTATGGATGGACGTGATCCGAATGGATATGTAG gCTGCATGTGGTCAATATGTGGTGTACATGATCAAGGCTGGAGAGAAAGGCCTGTATTTGGTAAAATTCGTTACATGAATTATAAGGGTTGTGAAAGAAAATTTGATGTGCAGGCATTTGTAATGAAATATGGAGCCAAAGTGCAACTCACGAAAGACGAAAATAAAAGGAAAggcaagaaaaaataa
- the LOC100119526 gene encoding deoxyribodipyrimidine photo-lyase isoform X9 — MSGPSTKKLRTSHTDLVKQIEEQRNQTADSVMTFKFNKKRVRILTDSDEVSSESKGIVYWMFRDARVHDNWAMLFAQKIALKNKVPLHVCFCILPKFLDATIRHYKFLLEALEEVEKDCKELNINFHLLHGEPNTAIINFVEKYKMGAVIADFFPLRLPLFWLEDIKKKLPKKIPLCQVDAHNIVPCWVASEKLEYAARTIRNKINSKLDEFLTEFPPVIKHPHTSDQKFDKINWDTALDDVLVDKSVDKITWAKAGYKGGIAELDKFLKIRLRIYDEKRNNPIFNALSNLSPWFHFGMISVQRCILEAKKYKSQYNKSVEAFMEEAIVRRELSDNFCFYNEHYDSLKGAYDWARETLNQHRNDKRDYIYTLNELENGLTHDDLWNAAEIQLVKEGKIHGFLRMYWAKKILEWTETPDDALKWSIYLNDKYSMDGRDPNGYVGCMWSICGVHDQGWRERPVFGKIRYMNYKGCERKFDVQAFVMKYGAKVQLTKDENKRKGKKK; from the exons ATGTCTGGGCCatctacaaaaaaattaagaactAGTCATACTGATTTGGTGAAACAAATTGAAGAGCAAAGAAATCAA ACTGCAGATTCTGTTATGACATTCAAATTTAATAAGAAAAGAGTACGAATATTAACAGACTCAGATGAAGTGTCATCAGAAAGTAAAGGAATTGTTTACTGGATGTTTCGAGATGCAAGAGTCCAtg ATAACTGGGCCATGTTGTTTGCTCAAAAAATTgccttaaaaaataaagtgccCTTACACGTATGCTTTTGTATACTTCCGAAATTTCTTGATGCAACAATACGGCATTACAAATTTTTGCTAGAAGCTTTAGAAGAAGTAGAAAAAGATTGCAAAGAATTAAACATTAATTTTCATCTTTTACACGGAGAGCCTAATACtgcaattattaattttgttgaGAAATATAAAATGGGAGCTGTTATTGCAGATTTTTTCCCGTTAAGGTTGCCTTTGTTTTGGCTAGAAGATATAAAAAAGAAGCTTCCAAAGAAAATTCCATTATGTcaa gTTGATGCACATAATATTGTTCCATGTTGGGTTGCATCTGAAAAATTAGAGTATGCAGCACGTACcattagaaataaaataaactctAAGCTAGATGAGTTTTTAACAGAATTCCCACCTGTTATAAAGCATCCACATACATCTGACcaaaagtttgataaaatcAATTGGGATACAGCATTGGATGATGTGCTTGTCGATAAATCAGTTGATAAAATTACATGGGCAAAAGCAGGATACAAAGGTGGTATAGCTGAGTTGgataaatttcttaaaataagGCTGAGAATTTATGATGAAAAGAGAAATAATCCAATTTTCAATGCTTTGAGTAACTTATCCCCTTGGTTTCATTTTGGCATGATTTCTGTTCAAAGGTGTATTTTAGAagcgaaaaaatataaaagtcaGTACAATAAGTCAGTTGAGGCTTTCATGGAAGAAGCCATAGTGCGCAGAGAACTTagtgataatttttgtttctatAATGAACACTATGATAGTCTTAAGGGAGCTTATGACTGGGCCAGAGAAACTTTAAATCAACACAG AAATGATAAAAGAGACTATATTTATACATTGAACGAATTGGAAAATGGATTAACTCATGATGATTTGTGGAATGCAGCTGAAATACAATTAGTAAAGGAAGGAAAAATCCACGGATTTCTTAGAATGTATTGggctaaaaaaattttagaatgGACTGAAACACCAGATGATGCCTTAAAGTGGTCAATTTATCTGAATGATAAGTATAGTATGGATGGACGTGATCCGAATGGATATGTAG gCTGCATGTGGTCAATATGTGGTGTACATGATCAAGGCTGGAGAGAAAGGCCTGTATTTGGTAAAATTCGTTACATGAATTATAAGGGTTGTGAAAGAAAATTTGATGTGCAGGCATTTGTAATGAAATATGGAGCCAAAGTGCAACTCACGAAAGACGAAAATAAAAGGAAAggcaagaaaaaataa
- the LOC100119526 gene encoding deoxyribodipyrimidine photo-lyase isoform X6 produces the protein MAPCIFVTKLIAIKYLSKTNFTVTKATSSTSNYFYCIQRYFKMSGPSTKKLRTSHTDLVKQIEEQRNQTADSVMTFKFNKKRVRILTDSDEVSSESKGIVYWMFRDARVHDNWAMLFAQKIALKNKVPLHVCFCILPKFLDATIRHYKFLLEALEEVEKDCKELNINFHLLHGEPNTAIINFVEKYKMGAVIADFFPLRLPLFWLEDIKKKLPKKIPLCQVDAHNIVPCWVASEKLEYAARTIRNKINSKLDEFLTEFPPVIKHPHTSDQKFDKINWDTALDDVLVDKSVDKITWAKAGYKGGIAELDKFLKIRLRIYDEKRNNPIFNALSNLSPWFHFGMISVQRCILEAKKYKSQYNKSVEAFMEEAIVRRELSDNFCFYNEHYDSLKGAYDWARETLNQHRNDKRDYIYTLNELENGLTHDDLWNAAEIQLVKEGKIHGFLRMYWAKKILEWTETPDDALKWSIYLNDKYSMDGRDPNGYVGCMWSICGVHDQGWRERPVFGKIRYMNYKGCERKFDVQAFVMKYGAKVQLTKDENKRKGKKK, from the exons ATGGCGCCATGCATTTTCG TAACTAAATTGATTGCGATAAAATATCTATCAAAGACAAACTTCACTGTTACTAAAGCAACAAGTTCTAcaagtaattatttttattgcatcCAGCGAT ATTTCAAAATGTCTGGGCCatctacaaaaaaattaagaactAGTCATACTGATTTGGTGAAACAAATTGAAGAGCAAAGAAATCAA ACTGCAGATTCTGTTATGACATTCAAATTTAATAAGAAAAGAGTACGAATATTAACAGACTCAGATGAAGTGTCATCAGAAAGTAAAGGAATTGTTTACTGGATGTTTCGAGATGCAAGAGTCCAtg ATAACTGGGCCATGTTGTTTGCTCAAAAAATTgccttaaaaaataaagtgccCTTACACGTATGCTTTTGTATACTTCCGAAATTTCTTGATGCAACAATACGGCATTACAAATTTTTGCTAGAAGCTTTAGAAGAAGTAGAAAAAGATTGCAAAGAATTAAACATTAATTTTCATCTTTTACACGGAGAGCCTAATACtgcaattattaattttgttgaGAAATATAAAATGGGAGCTGTTATTGCAGATTTTTTCCCGTTAAGGTTGCCTTTGTTTTGGCTAGAAGATATAAAAAAGAAGCTTCCAAAGAAAATTCCATTATGTcaa gTTGATGCACATAATATTGTTCCATGTTGGGTTGCATCTGAAAAATTAGAGTATGCAGCACGTACcattagaaataaaataaactctAAGCTAGATGAGTTTTTAACAGAATTCCCACCTGTTATAAAGCATCCACATACATCTGACcaaaagtttgataaaatcAATTGGGATACAGCATTGGATGATGTGCTTGTCGATAAATCAGTTGATAAAATTACATGGGCAAAAGCAGGATACAAAGGTGGTATAGCTGAGTTGgataaatttcttaaaataagGCTGAGAATTTATGATGAAAAGAGAAATAATCCAATTTTCAATGCTTTGAGTAACTTATCCCCTTGGTTTCATTTTGGCATGATTTCTGTTCAAAGGTGTATTTTAGAagcgaaaaaatataaaagtcaGTACAATAAGTCAGTTGAGGCTTTCATGGAAGAAGCCATAGTGCGCAGAGAACTTagtgataatttttgtttctatAATGAACACTATGATAGTCTTAAGGGAGCTTATGACTGGGCCAGAGAAACTTTAAATCAACACAG AAATGATAAAAGAGACTATATTTATACATTGAACGAATTGGAAAATGGATTAACTCATGATGATTTGTGGAATGCAGCTGAAATACAATTAGTAAAGGAAGGAAAAATCCACGGATTTCTTAGAATGTATTGggctaaaaaaattttagaatgGACTGAAACACCAGATGATGCCTTAAAGTGGTCAATTTATCTGAATGATAAGTATAGTATGGATGGACGTGATCCGAATGGATATGTAG gCTGCATGTGGTCAATATGTGGTGTACATGATCAAGGCTGGAGAGAAAGGCCTGTATTTGGTAAAATTCGTTACATGAATTATAAGGGTTGTGAAAGAAAATTTGATGTGCAGGCATTTGTAATGAAATATGGAGCCAAAGTGCAACTCACGAAAGACGAAAATAAAAGGAAAggcaagaaaaaataa